In Theileria parva strain Muguga chromosome 4 map unlocalized ctg_529, whole genome shotgun sequence, one DNA window encodes the following:
- a CDS encoding putative integral membrane protein: MVLNDDKESKCVTDSSTNDLTGVNDNGSHLVKKEDIESGPNFLTHLGYFEVIKEYFDLSTSEYFERCLAALYPYMCIHITPRTLLNNLKDPNRSISIDIEKFPVFSNSPSEDQIQVTLPNEDEIELNLSKSSQGTKDSNSITDGIKLECNSKLYKTLCSMTQYPDLYGPFWINIMASSSLFFSTCFSERLTSSRSLLTLVPFFELIFLSISCTFLMASSIFLCNYYFVRKINLKVFVGFLSVCGYTQIPLALLCKLCILISLLMFFHPLHYVLLTLKVFTYFYLFFSTSTTLYISLGPLDTPRNTFKCKTFSVLSSYLVQSLFLTLIQKYIH, from the coding sequence atggtTTTAAATGACGATAAAGAATCCAAATGTGTTACTGATTCTTCAACTAATGACTTAACTGGTGTAAATGATAATGGCTCCCATTTAGTTAAAAAGGAAGATATTGAATCCGGAcctaattttttaacacatttaggATATTTCGAAGTGATAAAGGAATATTTTGACTTATCAACTTCTGAATACTTTGAAAGATGTTTAGCTGCTCTTTATCCATATATGTGTATACACATAACTCCCCGAACTCTtcttaataatttaaaggaCCCCAATAGGTCAATAAGTATTGACATAGAGAAATTTCCagtattttcaaattctcCTTCTGAGGACCAAATTCAGGTTACTCTCCCCAATGAAGATGAGATTGAGTTAAACTTGTCAAAGTCTTCACAGGGTACAAAGGACTCTAATTCTATCACAGATGGGATCAAATTGGAATGTAACtccaaattatacaaaactTTGTGCTCAATGACACAGTACCCTGACCTTTATGGTCCATTTTGGATTAACATTATGGCCTCATCTTCATTGTTCTTTTCTACCTGTTTTAGTGAGAGATTAACTTCATCCAGAAGTTTGTTAACTCTTGTTCCTTTTTTTGAGCTTATTTTCCTCTCTATTAGTTGTACTTTTTTGATGGCATCTTCAATTTTTTTatgtaattattactttgttaggaaaataaatttgaaggTTTTTGTTGGTTTCCTCTCGGTTTGTGGTTACACACAGATTCCGCTTGCTCTTCTTTGCaaattatgtattttaattagtCTTCTCATGTTTTTCCATCCTCTTCATTATGTCCTGTTAACCCTCAAGGTTTTCACATACTTTTACTTGTTTTTTTCCACTTCTACCACTCTTTACATTTCTCTTGGGCCTCTTGACACACCTAGAAATACATTTAAATGCAAAACCTTTTCTGTTTTATCCTCATATCTTGTGCAAAGCTTGTTCCTCACACTGATACAAAAGTATATTCATTAA
- a CDS encoding ATPase family associated with various cellular activities (AAA) family protein, translating to MSISGLNICSNLSTEHWILENYTNETQDKHSHERISSLENSFHYYWNVNNWNNSKLKSKSNNFTDKLSESLNEDLIRIAECLISFMDDFNLSNSFTDFSYEFKTLKGSILTLIRDSIFMSFYNIQNCSHLFPHSCFTIYSNKDLNFYEYVYGLLRTTLCKPLNCRKPPRSDELSCIYTLDFSEYCGTFGSNFCYTNRCYLGVCCCRSCCKVIDSLDKNHKDPLSSDNLVKLLKNEQNCLIKFLIHNKKSPTLEYELLKITSNSLVLKAKIKEKLHHLLNDKNSTLRSLFTFSFVMIKNFEALFNCGLNTENNNVNFASMALDLLSEYSELWGTLRLPLFSFAFLKPNSPGFGEFNSSGFSSSDIHFRGDSSSLQTFSYSPLVLLTNRFKNLGTISDGLFDENSKLIYLQDSVKKYSKSDSKAALNNQFSREMIKIVRGYTLDEIKVLNRLAYCESLRDKCGNFGDVYRKYLEKATCLRQITDFSSTFGIYPELSKFSNTNNFCPLKEVNGKVVPRTGVESLVLTEKTKNDLHSFLSQEICHFFDIRNKRPSVGLVIKGDSGVGKTSLAQCLAQEMNSVLFSFNVLSFLRPEVGLSEKIIHSFLYKIWTQFSSSKQGPRRDSVKCVILLEGLEALKGEEGYLKRLISCICRELDEFKLRATFALDYSVLFVTTCQDYSELQAELLQEGRFSERLELSKPEMDENTARKCFELFLNLRCDIHDQMDKLVQHIKIKNYLSLLTPLKIAEISRNAALQAFTEIMSRYKDSEHMEDFGKNLISLETIIAVLDSKFS from the exons ATGTCTATCTCTGGGTTAAACATTTGTTCTAACTTATCAACTGAACACTGGATTCTTGAGAATTACACAAACGAAACTCAGGATAAACATTCCCATGAACGTATTTCAAGCTTAGAAAATTcttttcattattattggAATGTAAACAATTGGAATAATTCCAAACTCAAATCtaaaagtaataatttCACTG ATAAACTTTCTGAATCACTGAATGAAGATTTAATTCGGATTGCAGAATGTTTGATCAGTTTTATGGATGATTTTAATCTATCAAATTCCTTTACTGATTTTTCgtatgaatttaaaaccTTGAAGGGCtcaattttaactttaatacGTGATTCAATCTTTATGagtttttataatattcaaaATTGTTCACATTTATTCCCACATAGTTGTTTTACCATATATTCAAATAAAG ACCTTAACTTCTACGAATACGTTTATGGATTACTCAGAACCACTTTATGTAAACCATTAAACTGTAGAAAGCCACCTCGTTCTGATGAGTTGAGTTGTATTTATACACTCGACTTTTCTGAATACTGCGGAACCTTCGGGTCGAACTTTTGTTATACAAATCGTTGTTATTTGGGTGTTTGTTGTTGCAGAAGTTGCTGTAAAGTGATCGACAGTCTGgataaaaatcataaaGATCCTCTTTCTAGTGATAACCTGGTAAAACTATTAAAGAACGAACAGAACTGTTTGATTAAATTCCTGAttcataataaaaaatccCCAACTTTAGAGTATGAACTTTTGAAGATAACTTCTAATTCTTTGGTTCTAAAGGccaaaattaaagaaaaaCTACATCACCTACTGAATGATAAGAATTCAACTTTAAGATCCTTATTTACGTTCAGTTTTGtaatgattaaaaatttcgAGGCTCTATTCAACTGTGGTTTGAATACTGAGAATAACAATGTAAATTTTGCATCTATGGCTCTGGATCTTCTTTCTGAGTATTCTGAGCTTTGGGGAACATTGAGACTtccattattttcatttgcTTTTCTAAAACCCAACAGTCCTGGTTTTGGTGAATTCAATTCATCAGGTTTCAGCAGTTCTGATATCCATTTTAGGGGAGACTCTTCTTCTTTACAAACGTTTTCATACTCTCCGTTAGTACTTCTTACGAATAGGTTTAAAAATCTTGGCACAATTTCCGATGGGCTGTTTGATGAGAATTCtaaattgatttatttacaagACTCAGTTAAGAAGTACTCTAAGTCCGACTCAAAAGCGGCTTTGAATAATCAATTTTCAAG AGAGATGATTAAGATTGTTAGAGGATACACGTTGGATGAGATTAAGGTACTAAACCGCCTAGCCTATTGTGAAAGCTTGAGGGACAAGTGCGGAAACTTTGGAGATGTTTATCGAAAGTATCTAGAAAAAGCAACCTGTTTGAGACAAATCACTGATTTTTCAAGCACTTTTGGCATTTATCCTGAGTTGTCAAAGTTTTCTAACACTAATAACTTTTGTCCCCTGAAGGAGGTCAACGGCAAAGTGGTTCCCAGAACTGGGGTTGAATCTTTGGTTCTTACTGAAAAGACTAAAAATGACCTCCATTCGTTTTTGTCTCAAGAGATTTGTCATTTTTTTGACATACGCAATAAAAGGCCCTCGGTAGGACTTGTTATAAAGGGAGACTCTGGAGTGGGTAAAACTTCACTGGCTCAATGTTTAGCTCAAGAGATGAACAGtgtattattttcatttaatgttttaagCTTTCTAAGACCTGAAGTTGGACTTTCAGAGAAGATTATACATTCTTTcctttataaaatttggaCTCAGTTTTCATCCTCTAAACAGG GCCCTAGAAGGGACTCGGTGAAGTGTGTAATACTTTTAGAGGGGTTAGAAGCCCTGAAAGGAGAAGAAGGATACCTTAAAAGGCTAATTTCTTGCATTTGTAGAGAGTTGGATGAATTTAAACTAAGAGCCACTTTTGCGTTGGACTATTCAGTTTTATTTGTAACGACATGTCAAGACTACTCTGAATTGCAGGCTGAACTTCTCCAG GAAGGACGATTTTCTGAAAGGCTGGAGTTATCTAAGCCAGAGATGGATGAAAACACGGCCAGGAAGTGTTTTGAGTTGTTTTTGAATTTGAGGTGCGATATTCATGATCAAATGGACAAGTTGGTTCAACACATTAAGATCAAAAACTATCTGTCCCTTTTAACACCTCTAAAAATAGCTGAAATTTCGAGAAACGCGGCTTTACAAGCTTTCACAGAAATTATGAGCAGATATAAAGATTCTGAGCATATGGAAGATTTTGGAAagaatttaattagtttgGAAACAATTATAGCAGTATTAGATTCTAAATTTAGTTAG
- a CDS encoding CRAL/TRIO domain protein: METNSTHSILYGNIEIPTSHVNLYALDESVLLYEPTPDDVINGENRNIFNNVPITDHEEALVEDFMKFIANDHLLKDDSNKEGLDWLYSMEPELLRFLYSSKFDFKKTLDHLFMNYKFRKSNMLPATLMDIEDELNQGCLYWFGRDKKCRPTLVADVFKLQDLPMEKLVKLVVFCFEFFLRYLHVGGKCENYNVLIDCDNKGFVQLPVQMIIQLTEIMNSKYRGRLNSIFLINSPNLINMIMKSLKGVLPDRILKKIVVLRENSSETLLALYNPNQLQERFGGSLPNLTKDYYPFQFFPGPTTSGINNCDKSSKYNLFKMPPMTLYGSCLILKNSLSGYLDGNNDKNAGDYLLKNFKYFIFSKDTAEHLISKVPGLKDEILPNIIQTREDLTNFVNNLIYN; this comes from the exons ATGGAGACTAATTCTACACATTCAATTCTTTACGGAAATATAGAAATTCCTACTTCCCATGTTAATCTATACGCATTGGATGAGTCGGTTTTATTATATGAACCTACACCTGATGATGTAATAAATGGTGAAAATCGTAACATCTTTAACAATGTGCCAATAACTGATCACGAAGAGGCCTTAGTGGAAGATTTTATGAAGTTTATCGCTAACGATCATCTTTTGAAAGATGATTCAAATAAAGAAGGTCTAGATTGGCTTTATTCAATGGAACCTGAATTACTCAGGTTTCTATATTCGAGCAAATTTGATTTCAAGAAGACTTTGGACCATTTGTTTATGAATTACAAGTTTAGAAAATCCAATATGTTGCCGGCCACCCTAATGGATATAGAGGATGAGTTGAATCAAGGTTGTTTGTATTGGTTTGGAAGAGACAAAAAGTGCCGACCGACTTTGGTGGCCGACGTATTCAAGTTACAGGATCTTCCAATGGAGAAGTTGGTCAAATTAGTGGTTTTCTGCTTTGAATTTTTCCTCAG ATACCTACACGTTGGTGGTAAATGTGAAAATTACAACGTTCTGATCGATTGTGATAACAAAGGATTTGTTCAGCTCCCAGTCCAGATGATAATACAGTTGACTGAAATAATGAACTCTAAGTATAGAGGGAGATTGAATAGTATTTTCTTGATAAACTCGCCCAATCTGATCAATATGATAATGAAGTCCTTAAAAGGAGTGTTACCCGATCGAATTTTGAAAAAGATTGTTGTTTTGAGGGAAAACTCGTCAGAGACTTTACTGGCACTTTATAATCCTAACCAGCTACAGGAAAGGTTTGGAGGCTCATTACCAAATCTCACCAAAGATTATTATCCATTTCAGTTCTTCCCCGGTCCAACAACAAGTGGAATCAATAACTGTGATAAAAGCTCCAAGTATAATCTGTTCAAAATGCCACCAATGACACTTTATGGCTCCTGTTTGATACTGAAGAATAGTTTATCAGGTTACCTTGATggaaataatgataaaaatgcTGGTGATTATTTGCTCAAGAACTTCaaatatttcatattttccAAGGATACTGCAGAACACTTGATCAGTAAAGTCCCGGGACTGAAAGACGAGATTCTCCCAAACATCATCCAAACCCGTGAagatttaacaaattttgtgaataatttaatttacaattaa